From the Nonlabens marinus S1-08 genome, one window contains:
- a CDS encoding NAD(P)H-binding protein has product MNNTVGIMGCGWLGTPLALSLLKKGHVVKGTTTQIMKLQELRDAGIDPYLVELKETFIHGGVDEFLKDLDVLIINIPPGLRKNPESDYPGRMELLLHTIQKHNIEQLIYISSTAVFEDRKEIPTYTESDAANATDLKGQKLIAAEEKIIQYPGSTTIIRPGGLIGGDRHPIQMLAGRDGVSNPDAPINLTDREYLIQLILKVIEGEIEAPIFHAISEPHEDRKSYYEKTAQKFNLDKPEFEIGYTVGKKVVSEIY; this is encoded by the coding sequence ATGAATAACACGGTAGGTATTATGGGTTGTGGCTGGCTAGGTACGCCGCTAGCGCTGTCGCTTTTAAAGAAAGGTCACGTTGTGAAGGGAACCACTACCCAGATCATGAAGCTGCAGGAACTAAGAGATGCTGGAATTGATCCCTACCTGGTCGAACTCAAGGAAACTTTTATCCACGGTGGCGTGGATGAGTTTTTAAAAGATTTGGATGTTCTCATCATCAACATCCCTCCAGGATTACGTAAAAATCCGGAAAGTGATTATCCGGGACGGATGGAATTACTGCTGCACACGATACAAAAGCATAACATTGAGCAACTCATCTATATATCGAGCACGGCAGTTTTTGAAGACCGAAAGGAAATCCCAACGTATACAGAATCCGATGCTGCCAATGCTACAGACTTGAAAGGGCAAAAACTGATAGCTGCAGAAGAGAAAATCATCCAATATCCTGGATCGACAACCATTATCAGACCAGGCGGCTTAATAGGCGGCGACCGTCATCCCATCCAAATGCTGGCAGGACGCGATGGAGTTTCAAATCCTGATGCACCCATAAATCTGACCGATCGAGAGTATTTAATCCAACTTATTTTAAAAGTGATAGAAGGCGAAATTGAAGCGCCTATTTTTCATGCGATTAGTGAACCACATGAAGATCGAAAATCATATTATGAAAAGACGGCTCAAAAATTCAATCTTGATAAGCCAGAATTTGAGATTGGGTACACCGTAGGCAAAAAGGTAGTGTCGGAAATATATTAA
- a CDS encoding M28 family peptidase, whose translation MRPKSHVTSALSFLLLMALVWYAFSSQTPSGTVDKNVPENQWSTARALAHVKALSTAPHYLGSEAHEQNRNYIKRELEKIGLKTEVQTGFTVDEYGNLSRPVNIMARVEGTAGTDDALVLMSHYDSDPHSALGASDAASGVATILEGIRAYLKDDQPENDVIILITDGEELGLNGADLFVSEHRWAKDVRIALNFEARGSGGPSYMLLETNGGNRKIIKVFKEAGVDYPVAHSLAYSIYKKLPNDTDLTVFREKGNINGLNFAFIGDHIDYHTQLDNYENLDRNTLAHQGSYLMPLLSYLATADLSDGLKVEAGMDDIYFPMPILGLVNFPFTWMPFLIIISGILFIGLIFYGVRKKRVSIAQLFLGFVPLFGSLILGFLIPKYTWEVLKTTDFYIEQPSVFPATGYLWVAAAAFFGIAVSFYLYHLVFKKDRVASHMVAPLVLLWIICLLVAFPVGDSGLIPAAYLPGAGYFTVPLFAGLIMLWLHLFRKRVSYIVMLVFSVPAIFIFAPFVVAFPVALGMGILFVAAILSSFLFSLLLPVLGHYRRKDVLAVISLVATVIFVCAAFAKAEFTTTQPQKTSLVYFQDVDEQTAQWATYDRNLSDWTKEKLGSDPTGPDDTTNVIDSKYGGRFTYVKEASLMKLPALEHQITVDTTVEGKRTIKLLLRSDRNVERWEVFSKNEFQFTNAVLNGKQVPVNEQGIPFAKRYGNRIASYYVSNRSPLVMELTFDASRSPEFDVYAASFDLLDQPDFQVAPRPENTMPMPFVLNDAVVVKKHITTNSKNRDE comes from the coding sequence ATGAGACCTAAATCACACGTAACCTCAGCTTTATCATTTTTACTGCTTATGGCGCTAGTGTGGTATGCTTTCTCTTCTCAAACGCCTAGTGGCACCGTCGATAAAAATGTTCCTGAAAATCAATGGTCCACCGCCAGAGCATTAGCCCATGTCAAAGCTCTCTCGACCGCACCGCATTACCTAGGGAGTGAAGCACACGAGCAAAATAGAAATTACATCAAACGGGAGCTGGAGAAAATAGGTCTCAAAACTGAAGTCCAAACAGGTTTCACCGTCGACGAATACGGCAACCTGTCCCGCCCTGTAAATATTATGGCGCGTGTGGAAGGAACTGCAGGAACAGACGATGCACTGGTATTGATGAGCCATTACGACAGTGATCCACACTCCGCATTAGGTGCCAGTGATGCGGCGTCTGGTGTAGCCACAATCCTGGAAGGCATCCGAGCTTATTTAAAAGACGATCAACCTGAAAACGATGTCATTATTCTCATCACTGATGGCGAAGAATTAGGGCTAAATGGTGCGGATCTTTTTGTAAGCGAGCACCGCTGGGCAAAAGATGTACGGATCGCGTTGAACTTTGAGGCACGTGGTAGCGGCGGTCCTAGCTATATGTTATTAGAAACCAATGGCGGAAATCGCAAAATCATCAAAGTTTTTAAGGAAGCGGGTGTTGACTATCCCGTAGCCCACTCCCTAGCTTACAGCATCTATAAAAAATTACCCAACGATACAGATTTGACCGTTTTTAGAGAAAAAGGAAATATCAACGGGCTCAATTTTGCTTTTATAGGCGATCACATTGATTACCACACACAACTGGACAATTATGAAAATCTAGACCGCAATACCCTTGCTCATCAAGGCAGTTATTTGATGCCATTACTTTCCTATCTCGCTACAGCTGATTTGAGTGACGGTTTAAAAGTAGAAGCAGGCATGGACGACATTTACTTTCCCATGCCCATTTTAGGGTTGGTGAATTTCCCGTTCACCTGGATGCCTTTTCTAATCATCATCAGCGGGATACTATTTATAGGTTTAATTTTTTACGGAGTACGTAAAAAAAGAGTGTCGATAGCGCAATTGTTCTTAGGTTTTGTTCCTTTATTTGGAAGTCTGATTCTAGGTTTTTTAATTCCTAAATACACTTGGGAAGTTCTAAAAACAACTGATTTTTACATTGAGCAACCTTCAGTTTTTCCTGCTACGGGATATTTGTGGGTTGCAGCGGCAGCCTTTTTTGGGATCGCTGTTTCCTTTTATTTATATCACTTAGTGTTTAAAAAAGACAGGGTGGCAAGCCATATGGTTGCGCCACTGGTCTTGTTATGGATCATCTGCTTGTTGGTCGCGTTTCCAGTGGGAGACTCTGGATTAATACCTGCGGCTTATTTACCTGGCGCTGGCTATTTTACCGTACCACTGTTTGCAGGATTAATCATGTTATGGTTGCACTTGTTTAGAAAACGAGTCAGCTACATCGTCATGTTGGTATTTTCAGTTCCTGCTATTTTTATTTTCGCACCATTTGTGGTGGCATTTCCCGTTGCGTTGGGAATGGGAATCCTATTTGTTGCAGCCATTCTCAGTTCATTCCTTTTCAGTTTGCTATTGCCTGTTCTAGGACATTACCGCAGGAAAGATGTTTTGGCCGTGATCTCTCTTGTAGCGACGGTAATATTTGTTTGTGCCGCTTTCGCGAAAGCGGAATTCACCACCACCCAACCACAAAAAACAAGCTTGGTCTATTTTCAAGATGTAGATGAACAAACCGCACAATGGGCCACCTATGATAGAAATTTGAGCGATTGGACGAAAGAGAAACTGGGCAGCGATCCCACAGGTCCAGACGATACAACTAACGTTATAGATTCTAAGTATGGAGGGCGATTCACCTATGTAAAAGAAGCGTCGCTCATGAAGCTCCCGGCGCTGGAACATCAAATAACGGTAGACACCACCGTTGAAGGAAAACGTACCATCAAGCTATTACTGCGCAGTGACCGCAATGTGGAACGCTGGGAGGTATTTAGTAAGAATGAATTTCAATTTACAAACGCCGTGCTCAATGGCAAACAGGTTCCCGTAAATGAGCAAGGAATTCCATTTGCAAAGCGCTATGGCAACCGGATTGCTTCTTATTATGTTTCAAATCGATCACCGCTTGTGATGGAATTGACTTTTGACGCATCGCGGTCTCCTGAATTTGACGTGTACGCTGCAAGTTTTGATTTACTAGATCAACCCGATTTTCAAGTGGCTCCAAGACCTGAGAATACCATGCCCATGCCTTTTGTATTGAACGACGCTGTAGTGGTGAAAAAGCATATTACGACTAACTCTAAAAATAGAGATGAATAA